One Lacunisphaera limnophila DNA window includes the following coding sequences:
- a CDS encoding PEGA domain-containing protein encodes MTPHDATKLLDLPADATPEQAEARFHELRAKLEDKIAKAPTPGLKAKYRETLDEVTRGFETLTLAADGSALPVVRREPQTSHGRGPQAEDGGQKSDSSGFRSQVSDLPAKSKAASKEFILVAVTAVAVLAVGGWWVIKTKAANDEKARIAAESQAEAARQAGVAKAEAARLAEESRLAAESKRRAEEEEKARLAAVAQAEQVRREKLLVTLRTQLAEARVVWSNLETEARNAERVAAESRSDIRSLRDSAPGTRMEMETRLAVQTSYSEWLADHLSRHPVRTLRARAEELVSAKSVDDAAPLVTELLDLLRLLPDEVERERTQRLSITGALNLASEPAGLRWMVRDAFGREQVGTTPAALPAVGLGLAEVVIQRSGWPDFRQQVPITRAGSAEVRAVFPAVPLEIASVPTGASVRRGPEVLGRTPLTLELPPGNYSFELLADGYHPQVATVTLQPGRNSREQVTLAPLPTAEELAAAAFWPSLTPHEWYGKFSIADPMGIQFVNRETLNVNMYSAIGSGVAVFPAEITLIDAPGRLIRARFLRRIIGGWKIGDEFELRLMGDRALEFTLLKNKKKVQLAPRF; translated from the coding sequence ATGACGCCGCATGACGCCACCAAGCTCCTCGACCTGCCTGCGGACGCCACGCCCGAGCAGGCGGAGGCGCGTTTCCATGAGCTCCGCGCCAAGTTGGAGGACAAGATTGCGAAGGCCCCCACACCCGGCCTCAAGGCCAAGTATCGTGAGACGCTCGACGAGGTCACGCGGGGCTTTGAAACCCTGACGCTCGCCGCGGACGGCTCGGCGCTGCCGGTTGTGCGGCGTGAGCCGCAGACGTCTCACGGCAGAGGGCCGCAGGCGGAGGACGGAGGGCAGAAATCGGACTCTTCAGGTTTCAGGTCTCAGGTTTCAGATCTTCCGGCGAAGTCCAAGGCTGCGTCGAAGGAATTTATCCTCGTCGCGGTCACCGCTGTCGCCGTGCTCGCGGTCGGGGGCTGGTGGGTGATCAAGACCAAGGCGGCCAATGACGAGAAGGCCCGGATCGCCGCCGAATCCCAGGCCGAGGCAGCTAGGCAGGCTGGAGTGGCGAAAGCCGAGGCGGCGCGTCTTGCGGAAGAGTCGCGACTCGCCGCCGAGAGCAAGCGCCGGGCCGAGGAGGAGGAGAAGGCCCGGCTCGCCGCCGTGGCTCAGGCGGAGCAGGTGCGTCGGGAAAAATTACTCGTGACCCTCCGCACGCAGCTGGCGGAGGCCCGGGTGGTCTGGAGCAATTTGGAAACCGAGGCCCGAAATGCCGAGCGGGTGGCCGCGGAATCACGGTCAGATATCCGCAGCCTGCGTGACAGCGCGCCCGGTACCCGAATGGAGATGGAAACCCGCCTCGCCGTCCAAACATCCTACTCCGAATGGCTCGCCGACCATCTTTCCCGACATCCTGTCCGCACACTTCGCGCCCGCGCCGAGGAGTTGGTCTCAGCCAAGTCGGTCGATGACGCGGCTCCGCTCGTCACCGAGTTACTCGACCTCCTGCGGCTCCTGCCGGACGAGGTTGAGCGCGAACGTACCCAGCGTCTCTCCATCACGGGCGCCCTGAATCTCGCGTCCGAGCCCGCCGGCCTGCGTTGGATGGTGAGAGATGCCTTCGGCCGGGAACAGGTCGGGACCACGCCCGCGGCACTACCTGCCGTGGGCCTGGGCCTGGCGGAGGTCGTGATCCAGCGGTCAGGCTGGCCTGACTTCCGGCAGCAGGTGCCGATCACCCGCGCAGGCTCCGCGGAGGTCCGCGCCGTGTTCCCCGCCGTCCCGCTGGAGATTGCCAGCGTTCCGACCGGCGCCAGCGTGCGCCGCGGGCCCGAAGTGCTGGGCCGGACGCCGCTTACCCTCGAGTTGCCGCCGGGAAATTACAGCTTTGAGCTGCTGGCTGACGGGTATCACCCCCAAGTGGCCACCGTGACGCTCCAACCCGGCCGGAACTCCCGGGAACAAGTAACGCTGGCCCCGCTGCCCACCGCCGAGGAACTGGCGGCGGCAGCTTTCTGGCCCTCGCTCACACCGCATGAGTGGTACGGCAAGTTCAGCATTGCTGATCCCATGGGCATCCAGTTCGTCAACCGCGAGACCCTCAATGTTAACATGTATTCCGCCATCGGGTCCGGAGTGGCCGTCTTTCCGGCCGAGATTACGCTGATCGACGCCCCGGGCCGCTTGATCCGGGCCCGCTTTCTCCGACGCATCATCGGTGGCTGGAAAATCGGCGACGAATTTGAACTCCGTCTGATGGGCGATCGCGCGTTGGAATTCACGCTCCTGAAGAACAAGAAAAAGGTGCAGCTTGCACCGCGCTTCTAG
- a CDS encoding Hsp70 family protein encodes MIVGIDLGTTFSLISYVNSSGTPTLIPSKRDPQRFQTPSVVHIGDRGAIVGDLAEELLQEEPALAVSRFAKLSMGQPGKVALTDHLGQAYTPEAISALVLRKLKEDAEAALSEPITGAVITVPANFNDAQRQATVNAGRLADIPVLGLVEEPLAAATFFGLNTKGGERLIFVFDIGGGTLDATILSATPEGLYAIATEGADNIGGKNFDELIMGIVADQFRGQYGTDPRNDPEGAQRLRHFATQSKIALSAPGANVISKPVILGGKSLRVTFNRAQFEAAAEPWLEACQEVCERALKSQSLAWDNIDELILTGGSSLVPCVERKVREMSALQPARIRREQPHASIAYGAALLAEQFYGAKKTAAPPLKQQVTSNELGLRVFDPKERKPVFHAMIEKNVPVPTTAKQTFYTQKAGQTSLSIELLQRKDPFTPPETLGQFTFGPIRRPESGHPVSIEMGYDGTGRVSVTAADGRTGESVAREFSKQAEADLTAMYALLQKVPVRA; translated from the coding sequence ATGATCGTCGGCATCGACCTCGGCACCACGTTTTCCCTGATCAGCTACGTCAATTCCTCTGGCACGCCGACCCTCATCCCCTCCAAGCGCGATCCGCAGCGTTTTCAGACCCCCTCCGTCGTTCATATCGGTGACCGCGGCGCCATTGTCGGCGACCTCGCAGAGGAACTGCTCCAGGAGGAACCCGCCCTGGCCGTCTCTCGCTTCGCCAAGCTCAGCATGGGCCAGCCTGGCAAGGTCGCGCTCACCGACCATCTCGGTCAGGCCTACACGCCCGAGGCGATTTCCGCCCTGGTCCTTCGCAAGCTGAAGGAAGACGCCGAGGCCGCGCTTAGCGAGCCGATCACCGGCGCCGTCATCACGGTGCCCGCCAATTTTAACGACGCCCAGCGCCAGGCCACGGTCAACGCCGGCCGCCTGGCTGACATCCCCGTTCTCGGCCTCGTGGAGGAGCCCCTCGCCGCCGCCACTTTCTTCGGCCTCAACACCAAGGGCGGCGAGCGCCTGATCTTCGTCTTCGACATCGGCGGCGGCACGCTCGACGCCACCATCCTCAGCGCGACGCCCGAGGGCCTCTACGCCATTGCCACCGAGGGCGCCGACAACATCGGCGGCAAGAACTTCGACGAGCTTATCATGGGCATCGTGGCTGATCAGTTCCGCGGACAGTACGGCACCGACCCGCGCAACGATCCCGAGGGCGCGCAACGCCTGCGGCACTTCGCCACCCAGTCCAAGATCGCCCTCTCCGCCCCCGGCGCCAACGTCATCAGCAAGCCCGTGATCCTCGGCGGCAAGTCCCTCCGCGTGACCTTCAACCGCGCCCAGTTCGAGGCCGCCGCCGAGCCTTGGCTCGAGGCCTGCCAGGAGGTCTGCGAGCGCGCCCTTAAGAGCCAGAGTCTGGCTTGGGACAACATCGACGAATTGATCCTCACCGGCGGCTCCAGCCTCGTGCCCTGCGTCGAACGCAAGGTCCGCGAGATGAGCGCCCTCCAGCCCGCCCGCATCCGCCGCGAGCAGCCGCATGCGTCCATTGCGTACGGTGCAGCCCTCCTCGCTGAGCAGTTCTACGGCGCCAAGAAAACCGCCGCCCCGCCGCTCAAGCAGCAGGTCACCAGCAACGAGCTCGGCCTGCGCGTCTTCGACCCAAAGGAGCGGAAGCCCGTCTTTCACGCCATGATCGAGAAGAACGTGCCCGTGCCCACGACGGCCAAGCAGACCTTCTACACGCAGAAGGCCGGCCAGACCTCCCTCTCCATCGAACTGCTGCAACGAAAGGACCCATTCACGCCGCCCGAGACCCTCGGCCAGTTCACCTTCGGGCCGATCCGCCGCCCTGAGTCAGGCCATCCCGTCAGCATCGAGATGGGCTACGACGGCACCGGCCGTGTCAGTGTCACCGCCGCCGACGGCCGCACCGGCGAGTCGGTCGCACGCGAATTCTCCAAGCAGGCCGAGGCCGACCTCACCGCGATGTACGCCCTCCTGCAGAAGGTGCCCGTCCGAGCGTAA
- a CDS encoding PEGA domain-containing protein, with protein sequence MTTADAAKILELPTEASPEQAEARFHELRTKLEDRIAKAPTPGLKAKYREALEEITLAYETLTLAADSSALPVLRRQSAKNEAPGANATASPPHDPVSGLPPKKAKSGGKEFIVVAIIAVAVLALGGWWVIKTKGERAEKARIAAEAQAEAERQAIAAKAERERQAEEARLAAEAQKRAEAEEKARIAAAAQAEQERKEKLMVTLRTQLAEARVTWSGFEAESRLAERKAGEARDDLRALGQAEPGRQAEMDARASAATAYAEWTAEQVTRHPLRFALVRLDSLLAGRDPDLASVEAEQLQAALEQLAQAQIAARRDLLSVTGTLRLTSEPGSFQWEIRDAFGRTHRGQTPGTAEDVAVGPALLRFTHVGWPTIERTTIVRRGQTEDFALSLPVGRMALTTTPANIAWSLRDALGREFSGTTPARVDEVSVGRAILRLARGDWPPLEREVVITANEEQSLAVPLPTGQLTVTSEPAGAEVRVGETILGKTPLLLRDAPAGPVTLGLYMADYQPGAVSGEIPAAGETSLRGTLAASLVEANYPLVYVVRQKRVLGMAVKVKILVNEQELFSLGNGDYQMIKLRPGNYRFTVDPWAWGQKSVHVDLRLEPRQSYYILAGPVASAMSSSALIEAVSESEGQAALSGLDGNPQPQLLDIRPN encoded by the coding sequence ATGACCACCGCCGACGCCGCCAAGATCCTCGAGCTACCCACTGAAGCTTCGCCCGAACAGGCGGAGGCCCGGTTTCATGAACTCCGGACGAAGCTGGAGGACCGGATCGCCAAGGCGCCCACGCCTGGGCTGAAGGCCAAATATCGCGAAGCGCTTGAAGAGATCACGCTGGCTTACGAGACCCTGACGCTGGCGGCGGATTCCTCCGCCCTGCCAGTGTTGCGCCGGCAAAGCGCCAAGAACGAAGCGCCCGGGGCTAACGCCACGGCGTCCCCGCCGCACGATCCGGTTTCAGGTCTCCCGCCGAAAAAGGCGAAGTCCGGCGGCAAGGAATTCATAGTTGTCGCGATCATCGCCGTCGCCGTCCTTGCACTCGGCGGCTGGTGGGTGATCAAAACCAAGGGCGAGCGCGCTGAGAAAGCGCGGATTGCCGCCGAGGCGCAGGCCGAGGCGGAGCGGCAGGCGATCGCGGCGAAGGCCGAGCGAGAACGCCAGGCCGAGGAGGCGCGGCTCGCCGCCGAGGCACAGAAGCGGGCCGAAGCCGAGGAGAAGGCGCGCATCGCGGCAGCCGCGCAAGCGGAGCAGGAGCGCAAGGAAAAGCTGATGGTCACGCTGCGGACGCAACTCGCCGAGGCGCGGGTGACCTGGAGTGGATTCGAAGCCGAGTCCCGTCTGGCCGAACGGAAGGCCGGCGAGGCCCGCGACGACCTGCGGGCCCTAGGCCAGGCGGAACCGGGGCGGCAGGCGGAGATGGACGCCCGGGCGAGCGCCGCGACCGCCTATGCGGAATGGACGGCGGAGCAGGTGACCCGGCATCCGCTCCGGTTTGCGCTGGTGCGGCTCGATTCCTTGCTGGCCGGCCGTGATCCCGACTTGGCGTCGGTGGAGGCCGAGCAGTTGCAAGCGGCCCTGGAGCAGCTGGCGCAGGCCCAGATTGCAGCACGCCGTGACTTGTTGAGCGTCACCGGCACGCTGCGATTGACCAGCGAGCCGGGTTCGTTCCAGTGGGAAATCCGTGACGCGTTCGGCCGAACGCATCGCGGGCAGACGCCCGGCACGGCGGAGGACGTCGCCGTGGGACCGGCTCTCCTGCGCTTCACCCACGTCGGATGGCCGACGATTGAGCGGACCACAATTGTTCGCCGGGGCCAGACCGAGGATTTTGCCTTAAGCCTGCCCGTGGGTCGGATGGCTCTAACCACGACGCCGGCGAACATCGCCTGGAGCTTGCGCGATGCGCTGGGGCGCGAATTCTCCGGGACGACTCCGGCCCGCGTGGATGAGGTCTCGGTCGGTCGCGCGATCCTGCGTTTGGCCCGCGGCGACTGGCCGCCGCTTGAGCGGGAGGTGGTCATCACGGCAAACGAGGAGCAGTCCCTCGCTGTGCCGCTGCCCACGGGCCAGCTCACGGTCACGAGCGAGCCGGCTGGCGCCGAGGTCCGGGTGGGGGAGACCATCCTGGGGAAGACGCCACTGTTGCTGCGCGACGCACCGGCTGGGCCGGTGACTCTTGGTTTGTATATGGCCGACTACCAACCGGGGGCAGTGAGCGGAGAAATTCCTGCGGCAGGGGAGACGTCCCTGCGTGGCACGCTGGCCGCCTCCCTCGTCGAGGCGAATTATCCTCTGGTCTATGTCGTTCGACAGAAACGCGTGCTCGGCATGGCCGTGAAAGTGAAGATATTGGTGAATGAGCAGGAGCTGTTCTCCCTAGGCAACGGCGACTATCAGATGATCAAGCTCCGGCCGGGTAATTATCGCTTCACGGTGGATCCGTGGGCGTGGGGCCAGAAGAGCGTGCACGTGGACCTTCGCCTGGAGCCTAGGCAGTCGTACTACATTCTAGCCGGGCCAGTGGCCTCGGCGATGAGTTCGTCGGCGTTGATCGAGGCAGTATCCGAGTCGGAAGGACAGGCAGCGCTCAGCGGGCTGGATGGCAATCCCCAGCCGCAATTGCTGGATATCCGCCCGAATTGA